In Asterias amurensis chromosome 4, ASM3211899v1, one genomic interval encodes:
- the LOC139936195 gene encoding eukaryotic translation initiation factor 5B-like has protein sequence MGKSKKGKGARNVDVDSDGEADLDPIAKALKEINEGDTATKAGGKKGKKKKKNVDELFDELAVMDGENDEPEGVKEPEEEVSAAKGKKGKKGRRKKDDWDMDDIAQEIEALSMEKKPDKATQGNKTAQNAAAAPEESNEKEDTLEDEQATERSASIDYEDDGDDLDGSGPVMKTAAQKRAEKKERDKKKKELQKAEARNRRMKEKPKDGGSKEAATADDEQDVTSTADAAEVKDADDVEDAGEQKKSKRKKKKGKEDVDVIEVEGSSKVIEADDVEDSGEQKKSRRKKKKGKEEDVEVTEVEGSSKVTAPGEVDEKDAAEDGEEEEDEGDKKKKRKKKKKGKDEEEEKDKKKKPVNARVRAMQEALKKMKEEEERLKAEEEAKEKAALLAEEKRLEKLKLEKEKKDREKQKKKERIERLKKEGKYLNKSQKEAKARAEAMLASMKQLGIEVPSKEALSESNKGKVKYGVRERKKKDPTNGKKAEGVELQRVDSEEKSEELSSETQEGASAAATVEVEAETPKEEEIQESWEEVTDSWDAGGTEDEEEPSKEEKPSAESPPASTVSEKPKPQENVDDDEDDEDEDSEEASSSEEEEEDSESESESESESDEERTPAEKIREKVKLRIQKRREDAEAKKSIDKLRSPVVVVLGHVDTGKTKILDKIRHSHVQDGEAGGITQQIGATMVPPDAIKEQTKMCRLFAKEELKIPGLLIIDTPGHESFSNLRSRGSSLCDIAILVVDIMHGLEPQTIESLNLLRSRKTPFIVALNKIDVLYEWKTSPHTDITGTIKKQKRHTRDEFEERVKATVTAFAEQGLNAALFFENPDPKSYVSLVPTSAHSGDGMGNLIALLIEYSQTRLAKRLAFSDELQCTTLEVKSLPGLGTTVDVVLVNGRLREGDTIILAGQEGPIITPVRGLLMPQPLKELRVKNQYEKFKEITGAQGVKILAKDLEKALAGMPLLVAQHPDEVDFLKDEVSQLLKDALKSIKLADLGVYVQASTLGSLEALLEFLKTSEIPYAGISIGPVHKKDVVKASVMLERDGQYAVILAFDVKIERDAQDMADREGIKIFQADIIYHLFDRFMAYREEIKQKQREEHKNIAIFPCKLKVMPQFIFNARNPIVVGVMVEAGIVKVGTPICVPSKECIVLGAVSSIEVNHKNVETARKGQEVCIKIENTGGDAPKMYGRHFDSQDILISRISRESINAVKKYFRDDLQKSDWQTMIELKRMLEIL, from the exons ATGGGGAAGTCCAAGAAGGGCAAAGGAGCCAGGAATGTCGACGTTGATTC AGATGGTGAGGCTGATTTGGACCCCATCGCTAAGGCTCTGAAGGAGATCAACGAAGGGGACACTGCCACCAAAGCAGGCGGAAAGAaagggaagaagaagaagaa GAATGTGGATGAACTGTTTGATGAGTTAGCAGTCATGGACGGTGAGAATGATGAACCAGAAGGTGTGAAGGAACCTGAAGAGGAAGTCAGTGCGGCTAAAGGCAAAAAG GGAAAGAAGGGAAGGAGGAAAAAGGATGATTG GGACATGGATGATATTGCTCAGGAGATTGAAGCACTTAGCATGGAGAAGAAACCTGATAAAGCAACTCAAGGAAACAAAACGGCACAGAATGCCGCCGCAGCTCCGGAGGAAAGCAACGAGAAAGAAGACACACTAGAAGATGAG CAAGCCACAGAAAGATCTGCTTCCATTGACTACGAAGATGACGGTGATGATTTAGACGGGTCGGGCCCGGTCATGAAGACAGCCGCCCAGAAGCGAGCCGAGAAGAAGGAACGagacaagaagaagaaagaactACAAAAAGCCGAAGCCAGAAATCGTCGAATGAAGGAGAAGCCCAAGGATGGTGGGAGTAAGGAGGCTGCGACGGCAGACGATGAGCAAGACGTAACATCAACAGCAGATGCAGCTGAAG TCAAAGATGCAGATGATGTCGAAGACGCAGGTGAACAGAAAAAGagtaaaagaaagaaaaagaaaggaaagGAGGATGTCGATGTCATAGAGGTCGAGGGGTCATCTAAGGTCATAGAGGCAGACGATGTCGAAGACTCCGGCGAACAGAAAAAGAGTAGacgaaagaaaaagaaaggaaagGAGGAGGATGTCGAGGTCACAGAGGTCGAGGGGTCATCTAAGGTCACAGCTCCAGGAGAAG TTGATGAAAAAGATGCTGCTGAAGatggggaggaggaggaggatgagggagacaagaagaaaaagaggaagaaaaagaagaaaggcAAAGATGAAGAGGAGGAGAAAGACAAAAAGAAGAAACCTGTCAATG CTCGTGTGCGTGCAATGCAAGAAGCCTTAAAGAAGAtgaaggaagaagaagaaagactGAAGGCTGAGGAGGAGGCTAAAGAGAAAGCTGCTCTACTGGCCGAAGAAAAACGTCTTGAGAAACTCAAACTggagaaagaaaagaaagatcGAGAGAAACAGAAGAAGAAG GAACGGATTGAAAGACTGAAGAAGGAGGGCAAGTACCTCAACAAGAGTCAGAAGGAGGCTAAAGCCAGAGCAGAGGCTATGTTAGCCTCGATGAAACAACTAGGTATTGAGGTACCAAGCAAGGAGGCACTGTCTGAATCCAACAAAGGCAAAGTCAAGTATGGAGTCCGGGAGAGGAAAAAGAAAGATCCGACAAACG GAAAGAAAGCGGAAGGCGTCGAATTGCAACGGGTAGATTCCGAGGAGAAATCTGAGGAGCTAAGCAGCGAGACACAGGAGGGAGCCTCGGCAGCAGCCACTGTTGAGGTGGAGGCAGAGACACCGAAGGAGGAAGAGATTCAAGAGAGCTGGGAGGAAGTAACTGACTCTTGGGATGCTGGAGGAACAGAGGACGAGGAGGAACCAA GCAAAGAAGAGAAACCATCCGCTGAGAGTCCGCCGGCATCTACGGTCTCTGAGAAACCCAAGCCTCAAGAAAATGTCGAcgatgatgaggatgatgaagatgaagataGTGAAGAGGCGAGTAGTAgcgaggaggaggaggaggacaGTGAGTCGGAGTCCGAGTCCGAGTCCGAGTCCGATGAGGAACGAACGCCAGCAGAGAAAATTAGAGAGAAAGTCAAACTCAGGATTCAG AAACGAAGAGAAGACGCTGAAGCTAAGaagtcaatagacaaactcagGTCACCTGTAGTTGTCGTTCTTGGTCACGTGGACACCGGAAAAACAAAGATTCTGGACAAG atCCGACACTCTCACGTCCAAGATGGAGAAGCAGGTGGTATAACTCAACAGATTGGTGCTACCATGGTCCCCCCTGACGCTATCAAGGAACAAACCAAAATGTGTAGACTG TTCGCCAAAGAAGAGCTTAAGATTCCTGGCCTGTTGATCATCGACACCCCAGGCCACGAGTCCTTCAGTAATCTACGCTCTCGTGGCTCCTCCCTATGTGATATCGCCATCCTAGTGGTGGACATTATGCATGGATTAGAACCACAGACCATTGAGTCACTCAACCTCCTCAGGTCACGCAAAACACCGTTCATTGTAGCACTGAATAAG ATTGATGTTTTGTATGAATGGAAGACCAGTCCACACACGGACATCACCGGTACCATCAAAAAGCAGAAGCGCCACACCAGAGACGAGTTTGAGGAGAGGGTGAAGGCAACAGTCACAGCATTTGCTGAACAG GGTTTGAACGCCGCTCTATTCTTTGAGAATCCCGATCCTAAATCGTACGTTTCCTTGGTGCCAACGTCTGCCCACTCTGGGGACGGGATGGGGAACCTGATAGCTCTACTTATTGAATATAGTCAGACCAGACTAGCTAAGAGGCTAGCTTTCTCCGATGAACTACAGTGTACTACGCTAGAG GTGAAATCTCTTCCTGGTCTTGGCACGACAGTAGACGTCGTTTTGGTGAATGGACGATTAAGAGAAGGAGATACGATTATCTTAGCTGGCCAGGAAGGACCCATAATCACACCAGTTAGAGGTTTACTGATGCCACAACCATTGAAGGAACTCAGAGTAAAG AATCAATATGAGAAGTTCAAAGAGATCACTGGTGCTCAGGGAGTCAAGATCCTGGCTAAGGATCTTGAGAAAGCTCTAGCAGGAATGCCGTTACTTGTAGCTCAACACCCCGATGAAGTTGACTTTCTCAAG gatGAGGTATCTCAACTATTAAAAGACGCCCTTAAATCCATCAAGTTAGCGGACCTTGGGGTCTACGTCCAAGCTTCCACACTAGGATCTCTTGAAGCGCTGCTAGAATTCCTCAAGACATCTGAGATTCCG TATGCTGGCATCTCTATTGGTCCTGTGCACAAGAAGGATGTTGTGAAAGCATCCGTTATGCTGGAACGAGACGGCCA ATATGCCGTCATCCTGGCTTTCGATGTGAAGATTGAACGTGACGCCCAAGACATGGCCGACCGGGAGGGCATCAAGATCTTCCAGGCAGACATCATCTACCATCTCTTCGATCGGTTCATGGCGTACAGAGAAGAGATCAAGCAGAAACAGAGGGAGGAGCATAAAAACATTGCAATCTTCCCGTGCAAGCTCAAGGTGATGCCACAGTTTATCTTCAACGCCCGGAACCCCATCGTCGTTGGGGTCATGGTGGAGGCTGGGATCGTTAAAGTTGGGACGCCGATCTGTGTTCCGTCCAAGGAG TGTATTGTACTAGGTGCTGTCTCAAGTATCGAGGTCAACCACAAGAACGTAGAGACGGCTCGTAAAGGCCAGGAGGTCTGTATTAAGATTGAGAATACCGGCGGGGATGCACCTAAGATGTACGGCAGACACTTTGACAGCCAAGACATCCTCATCAGCAGA ATATCTCGGGAATCCATCAACGCTGTCAAGAAATACTTCCGCGATGACCTCCAAAAAAGTGACTGGCAAACAATGATAGAACTTAAGAGGATGCTGGAGATTTTATGA